In Desulfarculaceae bacterium, the following are encoded in one genomic region:
- a CDS encoding DUF2318 domain-containing protein, protein MPKQKQSNAPATNDKKAQVLGESKKSGSKVLAMGLVLAGIILAGGMAWWTMGGAGNSQPAATAPAAQQAAAQSGDKIVILPVKMFADGKARHFEHKLADGVTVRYFVVKSSDGIIRAAYDACDVCWPSGKGYYQDGDVMVCANCGRRFPSVSVNEVKGGCNPAPLRREVKGEQVVIRLADIAQGRQYFDFAKKG, encoded by the coding sequence ATGCCTAAGCAGAAGCAGAGCAACGCCCCCGCCACCAATGACAAGAAGGCCCAGGTTTTGGGCGAGAGCAAAAAAAGCGGTTCCAAGGTCCTGGCCATGGGCCTGGTGCTGGCCGGCATCATCCTGGCCGGCGGCATGGCCTGGTGGACCATGGGCGGCGCCGGCAACAGCCAGCCCGCGGCCACGGCCCCGGCGGCCCAGCAGGCCGCGGCCCAGTCCGGGGATAAAATCGTGATCCTGCCGGTGAAGATGTTCGCCGACGGCAAGGCCCGCCACTTCGAGCACAAGCTGGCCGACGGCGTTACGGTGCGCTATTTCGTGGTCAAGAGCTCCGACGGCATCATCCGGGCGGCCTACGACGCCTGCGACGTGTGCTGGCCCAGCGGCAAGGGCTACTACCAGGACGGCGACGTGATGGTCTGCGCCAACTGCGGCCGCCGCTTCCCCTCGGTGAGCGTCAACGAGGTCAAGGGCGGCTGCAACCCGGCCCCGCTCCGGCGCGAGGTCAAGGGCGAGCAGGTGGTCATCCGCCTGGCCGACATCGCCCAGGGCCGCCAGTACTTCGACTTCGCCAAGAAGGGCTAG
- a CDS encoding TIGR04282 family arsenosugar biosynthesis glycosyltransferase, producing the protein MQTTLSRVIFFTRLPVAGQAKTRLIPALGAEGAAALQERLGRRLALRLGTRSVEALYELEVCYTGGNEASARAWLGDALLYHPQGPGDLGARMLYALHRALSQGAPRAVLVGSDLPGLTGGHAVQALAALEEAPLVLGPSTDGGYYLIGLSGLAPGLLDPPAWESLAGVQARAVELGLAAKLLSPLRDLDTPEDLAYWREEDPELLA; encoded by the coding sequence ATGCAAACCACCCTATCCCGCGTCATATTTTTCACCCGCCTGCCGGTGGCCGGCCAGGCCAAGACCCGCCTGATCCCCGCCCTGGGGGCCGAGGGCGCCGCCGCCTTGCAGGAGCGCCTGGGCCGCCGCCTGGCCCTACGCCTGGGCACCCGGTCGGTGGAGGCGCTCTATGAGTTGGAGGTGTGCTACACCGGGGGCAACGAGGCCTCGGCCCGCGCCTGGCTGGGCGACGCCCTGCTCTACCACCCCCAAGGCCCCGGCGACCTGGGGGCACGCATGCTCTACGCCCTGCACCGGGCCCTGAGCCAGGGCGCGCCCCGGGCGGTGCTGGTGGGCAGCGACCTGCCCGGCCTCACCGGCGGGCACGCCGTGCAGGCCCTGGCCGCCCTGGAGGAGGCCCCCCTGGTGCTGGGCCCCAGCACGGACGGCGGCTATTACCTCATCGGCCTCAGCGGCCTGGCCCCGGGCCTGCTGGACCCGCCCGCCTGGGAGAGCCTGGCCGGGGTGCAAGCCCGCGCCGTGGAGTTGGGCCTCGCCGCCAAGCTGCTCTCCCCCCTGCGCGACCTGGACACGCCCGAAGATTTGGCTTACTGGCGCGAGGAAGACCCCGAGCTTTTGGCCTAG
- a CDS encoding DUF3124 domain-containing protein — translation MSLKRAALVLLAALAALGAASPALAQGPQSGAIYAPLYQTAVIDHRNRTLELTATLYVRNPNPAVELQVESIVIHDGKGKQLKQLIPKVKILAPLATLHLLVPQLPSSVSAPSALVRWRGGEKAAPPLVEVLMMGTAGQQGISLTTNGTPLPAGP, via the coding sequence ATGAGCCTTAAACGCGCCGCCCTGGTCCTGCTCGCCGCCCTGGCCGCCCTGGGCGCGGCCTCCCCGGCCTTGGCCCAGGGGCCGCAAAGCGGGGCCATCTACGCCCCCCTGTATCAAACGGCGGTGATCGACCACCGGAACCGCACCCTGGAACTGACCGCCACCCTCTACGTGCGCAACCCCAACCCCGCCGTTGAGCTGCAAGTGGAGTCCATCGTGATCCACGACGGCAAGGGCAAACAGCTCAAGCAGCTCATCCCCAAGGTTAAAATCCTGGCCCCCCTGGCCACCCTGCACCTGCTGGTGCCCCAGTTGCCCAGCTCGGTGAGCGCGCCCAGCGCGCTGGTGCGCTGGCGGGGCGGGGAAAAGGCCGCCCCGCCCCTGGTGGAGGTGCTGATGATGGGCACCGCGGGGCAGCAGGGCATCTCGCTCACCACCAACGGGACCCCCCTCCCCGCCGGGCCATGA
- a CDS encoding kinase/pyrophosphorylase — protein MSADRRRVKLYVLSDATGITAERMTRAALVQFPKQVHAEVVLRAHLKTPAQLQRVLDEVRSDPGLVIYSLVEPGLRREVGRERGEGGLETYDLLGPLLERMARRFRASPSLHPGLMHLAGKESMRLAAAIDFTLRHDDGAGLENLGRADLIIMGVSRTSKTPTSLYLSCNHGLKVANVPIVKGMDPPAKLFSLKRPRKVGLIIAPEVLAAIRRNRYQGRHVPGYNDARDVARELAYSHEIYDLLKGIKIVDVTNLPIEEVAGRILRRTGLA, from the coding sequence ATGAGCGCCGACCGCCGCCGGGTGAAGCTCTACGTGCTCTCGGACGCCACGGGCATCACCGCCGAGCGCATGACCCGGGCGGCGCTGGTGCAGTTTCCCAAACAGGTTCACGCCGAGGTGGTGCTCCGGGCCCACCTCAAAACTCCGGCCCAGCTCCAGCGGGTCCTGGACGAGGTGCGCTCCGATCCCGGCCTGGTCATCTACTCCCTGGTGGAGCCCGGCCTGCGCCGCGAGGTGGGCCGCGAGCGCGGCGAGGGCGGCCTGGAGACCTACGACCTCCTGGGCCCGCTCCTGGAGCGCATGGCCCGGCGCTTCCGGGCCAGCCCCAGCCTGCACCCCGGCCTGATGCACCTGGCGGGCAAGGAGTCCATGCGCCTGGCCGCGGCCATCGACTTCACCCTGCGCCACGACGACGGGGCGGGCCTGGAAAACCTGGGCCGGGCCGATTTGATCATCATGGGGGTGAGCCGCACCTCCAAGACCCCCACCAGCCTCTATCTGTCGTGCAACCACGGCCTCAAGGTGGCCAACGTGCCCATCGTGAAGGGCATGGACCCCCCGGCCAAGCTGTTCAGCCTAAAGCGGCCCCGCAAGGTGGGGCTGATCATCGCGCCCGAGGTGCTGGCCGCCATCCGGCGCAACCGCTACCAGGGCCGCCATGTGCCCGGCTACAACGACGCCCGCGACGTGGCCCGCGAGCTGGCCTACAGCCACGAGATCTACGACCTGCTCAAGGGCATCAAGATCGTGGACGTGACCAACTTACCAATTGAAGAAGTAGCGGGGCGGATTCTCAGGCGCACGGGGCTCGCCTAG